The nucleotide window CCGCGCCAGCCACCTCTCGACCGTGGCCGGGGAGACCCCGGCGTCCACCGCCAGATCCGTCACCGGCACCCCCGCCCGGTACGCGGCCACCACGGCCTTGCGCAGCCCCGCCACCCGGGCCGCCAGCCCCGCCTCCCGGGCCTCGGCCCCCGCCGCGGTCAGCGCCGGCGCCTCCTCGGCC belongs to Streptantibioticus cattleyicolor NRRL 8057 = DSM 46488 and includes:
- a CDS encoding helix-turn-helix domain-containing protein, with product MSAEPPRDAAEARLAVREAARWLAEEAPALTAAGAEAREAGLAARVAGLRKAVVAAYRAGVPVTDLAVDAGVSPATVERWLARGERRGPYGGSRLDMGESDTYPGH